A region from the Mycolicibacterium litorale genome encodes:
- a CDS encoding F0F1 ATP synthase subunit C translates to MDPTIAAGALIGGGLIMAGGAIGAGIGDGIAGNALIAGIARQPEAQGRLFTPFFITVGLVEAAYFINLAFMALFVFATPVA, encoded by the coding sequence ATGGATCCCACAATCGCTGCCGGCGCACTCATCGGTGGTGGACTCATCATGGCCGGTGGCGCGATCGGTGCCGGTATCGGTGACGGTATCGCCGGTAACGCGCTGATCGCCGGTATCGCCCGCCAGCCGGAGGCCCAGGGTCGACTGTTCACGCCGTTCTTCATCACGGTCGGTCTGGTCGAGGCCGCGTACTTCATCAACCTGGCCTTCATGGCGCTGTTCGTCTTCGCCACCCCGGTCGCTTAG
- the atpB gene encoding F0F1 ATP synthase subunit A has protein sequence MTQTFLAAESGIQVGHHTEANWFGLTVNTDTILSTAIAAAIVLGLAFFLRAKVTSTGVPSGVQLFWEALTVQMRNQIESAIGMKVAGFVLPLAVTLFAFILIANWLSVLPVQYSDETGIHELLKPAASDINFVLALALFVFIAYHAAGFWRRGILGHPKKLLKGHVALLAPINLVEELAKPISLSLRLFGNIFAGGILVALIALFPPWIMWAPNAIWKSFDLFVGAIQAFIFALLTILYFSQSMELDEHHD, from the coding sequence ATGACGCAGACGTTCCTCGCCGCCGAAAGCGGCATTCAGGTCGGCCACCACACGGAGGCCAACTGGTTCGGGCTGACGGTCAACACCGACACGATCCTGTCGACGGCGATCGCCGCCGCGATCGTGCTCGGGCTGGCGTTCTTCCTTCGGGCCAAGGTCACCTCGACCGGTGTGCCCAGCGGTGTGCAGCTGTTCTGGGAAGCGCTCACGGTGCAGATGCGCAACCAGATCGAGAGCGCCATCGGTATGAAGGTCGCCGGCTTCGTCCTCCCGCTGGCCGTCACGCTCTTCGCCTTCATCCTGATCGCGAACTGGCTCTCGGTGCTGCCGGTGCAGTACTCCGACGAGACCGGCATCCACGAGCTGCTCAAGCCCGCGGCGTCCGACATCAACTTCGTGCTGGCGCTGGCCCTGTTCGTGTTCATCGCCTATCACGCCGCCGGGTTCTGGCGGCGCGGCATCCTCGGCCACCCCAAGAAGCTGCTGAAGGGTCACGTGGCCCTGCTGGCGCCGATCAACCTGGTCGAGGAGCTCGCCAAGCCGATCTCGCTGTCTCTGCGACTCTTCGGCAACATCTTCGCCGGCGGCATCCTCGTCGCGCTGATCGCGCTGTTCCCGCCGTGGATCATGTGGGCGCCCAACGCGATCTGGAAGAGCTTCGACTTGTTCGTCGGCGCCATCCAGGCGTTCATCTTCGCCCTGCTGACGATCCTGTACTTCAGCCAGTCGATGGAGCTCGACGAGCACCACGACTGA
- a CDS encoding ATP synthase subunit I → MTTPAQDAPLVLPAVAFRPVRLLVICAVLAALATLAAALLGYPMVGLFFAIGLALGLGNAVMIQRSVQSITAKDHPLKRNMAMNSATRLLIMTVIGLTIAYVFKPQGLGVVFGMALFQVILVASTTLPVVKKLKAQAADGLEGETPQQ, encoded by the coding sequence GTGACGACGCCAGCGCAGGACGCGCCGTTGGTGTTGCCGGCAGTCGCGTTCCGGCCTGTCCGCCTGCTCGTCATCTGCGCGGTTCTGGCGGCGCTCGCCACGCTGGCCGCGGCGTTGCTCGGATATCCGATGGTGGGCCTGTTCTTCGCGATCGGCCTGGCACTCGGACTCGGCAACGCCGTGATGATCCAGCGCTCGGTGCAGTCGATCACCGCCAAGGACCACCCGCTCAAACGCAACATGGCCATGAACTCGGCCACCCGACTGCTGATCATGACCGTGATCGGCTTGACCATCGCCTACGTCTTCAAACCGCAGGGCCTGGGCGTCGTGTTCGGTATGGCGCTGTTCCAGGTGATCCTGGTGGCGTCGACGACCCTGCCAGTGGTCAAGAAACTCAAAGCCCAAGCCGCTGACGGACTCGAAGGAGAGACTCCACAGCAATGA
- a CDS encoding glycosyltransferase family 4 protein: MVEYLAISDRGAGVPLRELVLVGLTAAIITYLATGWVRVLATRLGAVAYPRERDVHVQPTPRMGGLAMYIGVAAAVLLASQLPALTRGFVYSTGMPAVVVAGGLIMAIGLIDDRWGLDALTKFAGQLTAASVMVTMGVAWSVLYIPIGGVGTIVLDQVASILLTLALTVAIVNAMNFVDGLDGLAAGLGLITALAICIFSVGLLRDHGGDVLFYPPAVISVVLAGACLGFLPHNFHKARIFMGDSGSMLIGLMLAAASTTAAGPISQTAYGARDVFALLSPFLLVVAVMFVPALDMLLAIIRRTRAGLSPFSPDKMHLHHRLLEIGHSHRRVVLLIYMWVGIVALGAASTIFFDPGHTGVAMLAAIVVATVVTLVPLIRRREPAADGVYDKK; this comes from the coding sequence ATGGTGGAGTACCTGGCGATCTCCGACCGCGGCGCGGGCGTGCCGCTGCGGGAGCTCGTCCTCGTCGGCCTGACGGCGGCGATCATCACCTACCTCGCCACCGGCTGGGTGCGGGTGCTCGCGACCCGACTGGGGGCGGTGGCCTATCCCCGCGAGCGCGACGTGCACGTCCAGCCCACCCCGCGCATGGGCGGGCTGGCGATGTACATCGGGGTGGCCGCGGCCGTGCTGCTCGCCTCCCAGCTGCCCGCCCTGACCCGCGGCTTCGTCTACTCCACCGGGATGCCCGCGGTCGTGGTCGCCGGTGGCCTGATCATGGCGATCGGGCTGATCGACGACCGGTGGGGACTCGATGCGCTGACGAAATTCGCCGGCCAGCTCACCGCGGCCAGCGTGATGGTCACGATGGGCGTGGCCTGGAGCGTTCTGTACATCCCGATCGGCGGTGTCGGCACGATCGTGCTCGACCAGGTGGCGTCGATCCTGCTGACGCTCGCACTCACCGTGGCGATCGTCAACGCGATGAACTTCGTCGACGGACTCGACGGGCTGGCCGCCGGGCTGGGTCTGATCACCGCGCTGGCGATCTGCATCTTCTCCGTCGGACTGCTGCGTGACCACGGCGGCGACGTGTTGTTCTACCCACCCGCGGTGATCTCGGTCGTGCTCGCCGGCGCCTGTCTGGGCTTCCTGCCGCACAACTTCCACAAGGCCAGGATCTTCATGGGGGATTCGGGGTCGATGCTCATCGGCCTGATGCTGGCCGCCGCGTCGACCACCGCCGCGGGTCCCATCTCGCAGACCGCGTACGGCGCGCGGGACGTCTTCGCGCTGCTCTCGCCGTTCCTGCTGGTCGTCGCCGTCATGTTCGTGCCCGCGCTGGACATGCTGCTGGCGATCATCCGGCGCACCCGCGCGGGTCTGAGCCCGTTCAGCCCCGACAAGATGCATCTGCACCACCGGTTGCTGGAGATCGGCCACTCGCACCGCAGGGTGGTGCTGCTGATCTACATGTGGGTCGGCATCGTCGCCCTGGGTGCGGCCAGCACGATCTTCTTCGATCCCGGCCACACCGGCGTCGCGATGCTCGCCGCCATCGTGGTGGCGACCGTGGTGACTCTGGTTCCGCTGATCCGGCGGCGGGAACCCGCAGCGGACGGCGTGTACGACAAAAAGTAG